Below is a window of Streptomyces qaidamensis DNA.
CGTGATCTTACGGTCACGACCGGAGACACGTTCGTTGCCGCCGCTCTCAACCCCGAGGAATGGCGTTGAGAGCGGGCGATCCGGATCCGGTGCCCCTCGCTTGAGCGAACTTCGCCTCTCTCGGCGACGTCGTGGAGATCGACGCCGTCCGCTCCACCGGAACCTGCTGCTCTGGCCCGACGAGAGCTGATCGGTAGGGGTCGATCTTCAGCCGGCCCAGTTGAGAGGGTGAAGGACCGGCTACCGGGCCTACGACGCAGAACTGGAGCGGCTCGTCGAAGGGGTGGGGTCCGGGCCCGTCCGGCCTTGTGTTTGACCTACGTCACTCCCGGGGTATTCTCCTCGGCTCGATTGGCGTCGCCCCTGCCCCATATGGCAGACTGTCCGAGTTGCTCGGTCGAGTGTTGATGCTGCGCGCCTCCCGCCGGGAGGACCGGAAGCGAGTCCCACAGTACTCGTCGCCCTAACTGCCACCACGGCAGCGCTGGGGCGGACGTACGGGAATCTTTCGGGAAGCGTCAGTGCGGCACCGGCCAGGCACCCGGTGGCCTTCTAGGTCCCGGCCTGCGGTTCCGGAAGGGCCGTGCGCAATCCCTGCAGGGGTGTTCGAACAAGGGACATCTGTGTCAGCGGAAGAGCGACACGCCCGACCGCGTGGGTCGGACAGAAGGGCTGGAACGCCGGGTTCCAGAGCGTTACGAGAGACAGGACTACTAGTAGCCATGGCGGGACAGAAGATCCGCATCCGGCTCAAGGCCTACGACCACGAGGTCATCGACAGCTCGGCGAAGAAGATCGTCGAGACGGTGACGCGTACTGGTGCGTCGGTCGCAGGCCCGGTGCCGCTGCCCACTGAGAAGAACGTGTACTGCGTCATCAAGTCGCCGCACAAGTACAAGGACTCGCGCGAGCACTTCGAGATGCGCACGCACAAGCGCCTGATCGACATCCTCGACCCGACCCCCAAGACCGTTGACTCTCTGATGCGACTCGACCTCCCGGCCGGTGTCGACATCGAGATCAAGCTCTGAGGCCGGTGATCTGAAC
It encodes the following:
- the rpsJ gene encoding 30S ribosomal protein S10 translates to MAGQKIRIRLKAYDHEVIDSSAKKIVETVTRTGASVAGPVPLPTEKNVYCVIKSPHKYKDSREHFEMRTHKRLIDILDPTPKTVDSLMRLDLPAGVDIEIKL